In the Ramlibacter tataouinensis TTB310 genome, one interval contains:
- the ftsH gene encoding ATP-dependent zinc metalloprotease FtsH codes for MNNQWFSKIAVWLVIALVLFTVFKQFDTRGAAGASMIGYSEFLEQVRNKQIKNAVIQEGQGGTEIVAVTTDDRKIRTTATYLDRGLVGDLINNGVKFDVKPREEGSLLMTLLVSWGPMLLLIGVWVYFMRQMQGGGKGGAFSFGKSKARMLDENNNQITFADVAGCDEAKEEVKEVVDFLKDPQKFQKLGGRIPRGLLLVGPPGTGKTLLAKGIAGEAKVPFFSISGSDFVEMFVGVGAARVRDMFENAKKNAPCIIFIDEIDAVGRQRGAGLGGGNDEREQTLNQMLVEMDGFETNLGVIVVAATNRPDILDAALLRPGRFDRQVYVQLPDIRGREQILNVHMRKIPIGTDVNASIIARGTPGMSGADLANLCNEAALMAARRNARVVEMQDFEKAKDKIFMGPERKSMVMPEEERRNTAYHESGHAIIGKLLPKCDPVHKVTIIPRGRALGVTMSLPAQDRYSYDREYMLNQISMLFGGRIAEEVFMNQMTTGASNDFERATNLARDMVMKYGMTDALGPMVYAENEGEVFLGRSVTKTTNMSEQTMQKVDSEVRRIIDEQYALARKLIEDNKDKMHAMAKALLEWETIDAEQIDDIMAGKPPRPPKDFTPRTPSSGGGSGGAPVGADPAPTAA; via the coding sequence TTGAACAATCAGTGGTTTTCCAAGATCGCCGTATGGCTGGTCATCGCCCTCGTGCTTTTCACCGTGTTCAAGCAATTCGACACGCGCGGCGCGGCGGGCGCCAGCATGATCGGCTACTCGGAGTTCCTGGAGCAGGTCCGCAACAAGCAGATCAAGAACGCCGTGATCCAGGAGGGGCAGGGCGGCACCGAGATCGTGGCGGTCACCACCGATGACCGCAAGATCCGCACGACCGCCACCTACCTCGACCGTGGCCTCGTGGGCGATCTCATCAACAACGGCGTCAAGTTCGACGTCAAGCCGCGCGAAGAGGGTTCGCTGCTGATGACTTTGCTCGTCAGCTGGGGCCCCATGCTGCTGCTCATCGGCGTCTGGGTGTACTTCATGCGCCAGATGCAGGGCGGCGGCAAGGGCGGCGCCTTCAGCTTCGGCAAGAGCAAGGCGCGGATGCTGGACGAGAACAACAACCAGATCACGTTCGCCGACGTGGCCGGCTGCGACGAGGCCAAGGAGGAGGTCAAGGAGGTCGTCGACTTCCTGAAGGACCCGCAGAAGTTCCAGAAGCTGGGCGGCCGCATCCCGCGCGGCCTGCTGCTGGTCGGGCCTCCCGGCACCGGCAAGACGCTGCTGGCCAAGGGCATCGCCGGCGAGGCCAAGGTCCCGTTCTTCTCGATCTCCGGCTCCGACTTCGTCGAGATGTTCGTCGGCGTGGGCGCGGCTCGGGTGCGCGACATGTTCGAGAACGCCAAGAAGAACGCGCCCTGCATCATCTTCATCGACGAGATCGACGCGGTGGGCCGCCAGCGCGGTGCCGGCCTGGGCGGCGGCAACGACGAGCGCGAGCAGACCCTCAACCAGATGCTGGTCGAGATGGACGGCTTCGAGACCAACCTGGGCGTGATCGTGGTGGCCGCCACCAACCGCCCGGACATCCTGGACGCCGCACTGCTGCGCCCGGGGCGCTTCGACCGCCAGGTCTACGTGCAGCTGCCGGACATCCGCGGCCGCGAGCAGATCCTGAACGTGCATATGCGCAAGATCCCGATCGGCACCGACGTCAACGCCAGCATCATCGCCCGCGGCACGCCCGGCATGTCCGGTGCCGACCTGGCCAACCTGTGCAACGAGGCCGCGCTGATGGCCGCCCGCCGCAACGCGCGCGTGGTCGAGATGCAGGACTTCGAGAAGGCCAAGGACAAGATCTTCATGGGCCCCGAGCGCAAGAGCATGGTCATGCCCGAGGAAGAGCGCCGCAACACGGCCTACCATGAGTCCGGCCACGCCATCATCGGCAAGCTGCTGCCCAAGTGCGACCCGGTGCACAAGGTGACGATCATCCCGCGCGGCCGCGCGCTGGGCGTGACCATGAGCTTGCCGGCCCAGGACCGCTACAGCTACGACCGCGAGTACATGCTCAACCAGATCAGCATGCTGTTCGGCGGCCGCATCGCGGAAGAGGTCTTCATGAACCAGATGACCACCGGCGCCAGCAACGACTTCGAGCGGGCCACCAACCTGGCGCGCGACATGGTCATGAAGTACGGCATGACGGACGCGCTGGGCCCCATGGTCTACGCCGAGAACGAGGGCGAGGTGTTCCTGGGCCGCTCGGTGACCAAGACCACCAACATGAGCGAGCAGACCATGCAGAAGGTCGACTCGGAGGTGCGCCGCATCATCGACGAGCAGTACGCCCTGGCGCGCAAGCTCATCGAGGACAACAAGGACAAGATGCACGCCATGGCCAAGGCCCTGCTCGAGTGGGAGACCATCGACGCCGAGCAGATCGACGACATCATGGCCGGCAAGCCGCCGCGCCCGCCCAAGGACTTCACGCCGCGCACGCCGTCCTCCGGCGGCGGTTCGGGCGGCGCTCCCGTGGGCGCAGACCCGGCCCCGACAGCAGCCTGA
- a CDS encoding SDR family NAD(P)-dependent oxidoreductase: MIPSPPATQPNSAVYPSLRGRTVLISGGASGIGEAFVRAFAAQGAQVGFLDLDAAAGDRLAQELASGGARVEFRQADVTDTAALRSAIATVRQRFGPIAVLLNNAANDQRHAVAEVTPDYFDRSVAVNLRHQFFAAQAVAPDMAALGGGSIINLGSISWMIKDPGYPVYLSCKAAIQGLTRSLARDLGKRNIRVNSLVPGWVMTERQVRLWLKPESEAEIDAAQCLPGRLLPQHIAAMALFLAADDSRMCTAQDFVVDAGWA; this comes from the coding sequence ATGATCCCATCACCTCCTGCCACCCAGCCGAACAGCGCCGTCTACCCCTCGCTGCGGGGCCGCACCGTGCTGATCTCGGGCGGCGCCTCCGGCATCGGCGAAGCCTTCGTGCGCGCGTTTGCGGCCCAAGGCGCGCAGGTGGGCTTCCTGGACCTGGATGCGGCAGCAGGCGACCGCTTGGCGCAGGAGCTGGCATCCGGCGGCGCCCGGGTGGAGTTCCGGCAGGCAGATGTCACGGACACGGCCGCGCTGCGCAGCGCCATCGCCACCGTGCGGCAGCGGTTCGGTCCCATCGCGGTGCTGCTGAACAACGCGGCCAATGACCAGCGGCATGCCGTGGCCGAGGTCACGCCCGACTACTTCGACCGTTCCGTGGCCGTGAACCTGCGGCACCAGTTCTTTGCCGCGCAGGCCGTGGCTCCCGACATGGCCGCACTGGGCGGCGGCAGCATCATCAACCTGGGCTCCATCAGCTGGATGATCAAGGACCCCGGCTACCCGGTCTACCTGAGCTGCAAGGCGGCCATCCAGGGCCTGACCCGTTCGCTGGCCCGCGACCTGGGCAAGCGGAACATCCGCGTCAACTCGCTGGTGCCCGGCTGGGTGATGACCGAGCGCCAGGTGCGCCTGTGGCTCAAGCCGGAGAGCGAGGCGGAGATCGACGCCGCGCAGTGCCTGCCGGGCCGTTTGCTGCCGCAGCACATCGCCGCGATGGCGCTGTTCCTGGCGGCCGACGATTCGCGCATGTGCACCGCGCAGGACTTCGTGGTGGACGCGGGCTGGGCCTGA
- a CDS encoding ABC transporter permease gives MSSTPLGSAPAGPAAAAAQAVPARDRGRWAALIQSQGALMALLLLLLFGGLRYDEFLGAQNLAFLLANTAKFGLIAIGMAFVIMSGGIDLSVGTVAVLSSVVAALLSPHGLAPALAGGVATGLAMGLFNGVAIAKLRLMPFIVTLCTFIAARGLALVVSGRETVSISYESGFDRLADGQLLGIPAPVLIAGLAFLLGALVLRYTRFGRSVLAVGGNEEAARLMGLPVDRVKMAVYTLSGALAGLAGVILAAQTSGSPTEGVGWELIAIAAVVVGGTLLTGGQGSILNTLTGVLLLAVILNLINFENGYTDGPHLRLGSYWQTIVRGAFLLAVVVLQARLAQGRRPR, from the coding sequence ATGAGTTCCACCCCGCTGGGCAGCGCCCCGGCCGGCCCTGCAGCGGCCGCCGCGCAGGCGGTTCCTGCACGCGACCGCGGCCGGTGGGCGGCCTTGATCCAGTCGCAGGGCGCGCTGATGGCGCTGCTGCTCCTGCTGCTGTTCGGCGGGCTGCGCTACGACGAATTCCTGGGTGCCCAGAACCTGGCCTTCCTGCTGGCCAACACCGCCAAGTTCGGGCTGATCGCCATCGGCATGGCCTTCGTGATCATGTCCGGCGGCATCGACCTGTCGGTGGGCACCGTGGCCGTGCTGTCCAGCGTGGTGGCGGCCCTGCTGTCGCCGCACGGCTTGGCGCCGGCGCTGGCCGGCGGCGTCGCGACCGGGCTGGCCATGGGCCTGTTCAACGGCGTCGCGATCGCCAAGCTGCGGCTGATGCCCTTCATCGTCACCCTGTGCACCTTCATCGCCGCGCGCGGCCTGGCGCTGGTGGTCTCGGGCCGCGAAACGGTGTCCATCAGCTATGAAAGCGGCTTCGACCGGCTGGCGGACGGGCAGCTGCTGGGCATCCCGGCGCCGGTGCTGATCGCTGGCCTGGCTTTCCTGCTGGGCGCGCTGGTGCTGCGCTACACCCGCTTCGGCCGGTCGGTGCTGGCCGTGGGCGGCAACGAAGAGGCGGCACGGCTGATGGGCCTGCCGGTGGACCGGGTCAAGATGGCCGTCTACACGCTCTCGGGCGCGCTGGCCGGGCTGGCCGGCGTGATCCTGGCGGCCCAGACTTCGGGCTCGCCGACCGAAGGCGTGGGTTGGGAACTCATCGCCATCGCCGCCGTGGTGGTGGGCGGGACCCTGCTGACCGGCGGCCAGGGCTCCATCCTCAACACCCTGACCGGCGTCCTGCTGCTGGCCGTGATCCTCAACCTCATCAACTTCGAGAACGGCTACACCGACGGGCCGCACCTGCGCCTGGGCTCGTACTGGCAGACCATCGTGCGCGGCGCCTTCCTGCTGGCGGTGGTGGTGCTGCAGGCGCGGCTGGCGCAAGGGCGCAGGCCTCGCTGA
- a CDS encoding ABC transporter permease — protein sequence MAEARLDAGRPRLHGAAALRNGALVALVLLLLFNAFFTRDFLTLQTLNVNLSQVAQVVVVAMGMALVVATGGIDLSVGATAAFAGTLAAVMLSQTQGLLAQPGLALAAALTLPLVAAAGFGAVNGTLIARFGIQPIVATLVLFIAGRGFAEMLTESNLRTFSGSLDWLRANLLGVPVQGWLMLVVVAVTAWVMRQTVFSRWVLAVGGNERAARLAGIPARRVKLWVYVVCGVLAGVAGIMNVAMISAADPARIGQNIELDAIAAVAVGGTRLTGGRANIIGTLVGAVLIQLLHYTLLAHGVADEWGLLVKAGIILLAVWLQRKEA from the coding sequence ATGGCTGAAGCCCGTCTGGACGCTGGACGCCCCCGCCTGCACGGCGCAGCAGCCCTGCGCAATGGCGCCCTGGTGGCCCTGGTCCTGCTGCTGCTGTTCAATGCCTTTTTCACGCGCGACTTCCTCACGCTGCAGACGCTCAACGTCAACCTGTCGCAGGTGGCCCAGGTCGTCGTGGTGGCCATGGGCATGGCGCTGGTGGTGGCTACCGGCGGGATCGACCTGTCCGTCGGAGCCACCGCGGCGTTTGCCGGTACGCTGGCCGCAGTAATGCTGAGCCAGACGCAGGGCCTGCTGGCCCAGCCTGGTCTGGCCTTGGCCGCGGCACTGACGCTGCCCCTGGTCGCGGCCGCCGGGTTCGGCGCCGTCAACGGCACGCTGATCGCCCGCTTCGGCATCCAGCCCATCGTGGCGACGCTGGTGCTCTTCATCGCCGGCCGCGGCTTCGCGGAAATGCTGACCGAGAGCAACCTGCGCACCTTCTCCGGCTCGCTGGACTGGCTGCGCGCCAACCTGCTGGGCGTGCCGGTGCAGGGTTGGCTCATGCTGGTGGTGGTGGCCGTCACTGCCTGGGTGATGCGCCAGACGGTGTTCAGCCGCTGGGTGCTGGCGGTGGGCGGCAACGAACGGGCGGCGCGGCTGGCCGGCATACCGGCCCGGCGGGTGAAGCTGTGGGTCTACGTGGTCTGCGGCGTGCTGGCGGGCGTCGCCGGCATCATGAACGTGGCCATGATCTCGGCGGCCGACCCGGCCCGCATCGGCCAGAACATCGAGCTGGACGCGATCGCCGCGGTGGCGGTGGGCGGCACGCGCCTGACCGGCGGCCGCGCCAACATCATCGGCACGCTGGTGGGCGCCGTGCTGATCCAGCTGCTGCACTACACCCTGCTCGCGCACGGCGTGGCCGACGAATGGGGCCTGCTGGTCAAGGCCGGCATCATCCTGCTGGCCGTGTGGCTGCAGCGCAAGGAGGCCTGA
- a CDS encoding sugar ABC transporter ATP-binding protein translates to MTAAAASVPLLEMRGIDKAFGGVPALRQARLSVGAGEVHALIGQNGAGKSTLIKILTGAHGRDAGSIRWGGQEVRFRAPIEAQEAGISTIYQELNLIPHRSLAENIFVGREPRRFGLIDWRRIERESAAILSGLGIQADVTRPLHTCNTATQQMTAIARAVSTRARLVIMDEPTSSLDEGEVQTLFGVIRRLQADGVSVIFVSHRLDELYAVCDRITVMRDGRTVAEREMAGFDKYQLVSTMLGKELSALQAARRDPRLPPGPPVLRLDGVRSGPRVRDASLALGRGEIVGLAGLLGSGRTELARAVFGAEPVDQGRMDLQGEAVRWREPADAIARGLAYLSEDRKTEGIVPDLSIRENLTLVLLPQLARLGVVDRQRQREVAERFIERLGIVCAGPEQPIRELSGGNQQKVLLARWLAARTDLLLLDEPTRGIDVGAKAEILGLIRELAQKEGLSVLMIASELEELVGASDRAVVLRDGHTVAELQGDALTEENLMSAMAHGAMPTTAAAEGARDG, encoded by the coding sequence ATGACCGCTGCCGCCGCGTCCGTGCCCCTGCTGGAGATGCGGGGCATCGACAAGGCGTTCGGCGGGGTGCCCGCGCTGCGGCAGGCGCGCCTGTCGGTGGGCGCCGGCGAGGTGCACGCCCTGATCGGCCAGAACGGCGCCGGCAAGTCCACGCTGATCAAGATCCTCACCGGCGCTCATGGGCGCGACGCGGGCAGCATCCGCTGGGGCGGCCAGGAGGTGCGCTTCCGCGCGCCCATCGAGGCCCAGGAGGCGGGCATCAGCACCATCTACCAGGAGCTCAACCTCATCCCGCACCGCTCGCTGGCCGAGAACATCTTCGTCGGCCGCGAGCCCCGCCGCTTCGGGCTGATCGACTGGCGCCGCATCGAGCGCGAAAGCGCCGCCATCCTCTCGGGCCTGGGCATCCAGGCGGACGTGACGCGCCCGCTGCACACCTGCAACACCGCCACCCAGCAGATGACGGCCATCGCTCGCGCGGTGAGCACGCGGGCCCGGCTGGTCATCATGGACGAGCCCACCTCGTCGCTGGACGAGGGCGAGGTGCAGACGCTGTTCGGCGTCATCCGCCGGCTCCAGGCCGACGGCGTCTCGGTCATCTTCGTGAGCCACCGGCTGGACGAGCTGTATGCCGTGTGCGACCGCATCACGGTGATGCGCGACGGCCGGACCGTGGCCGAGCGGGAGATGGCGGGCTTCGACAAGTACCAGCTGGTGTCCACCATGCTGGGCAAGGAGCTGTCCGCCCTGCAGGCCGCGCGCCGCGACCCGAGGCTGCCGCCCGGCCCGCCGGTGCTGCGGCTGGACGGGGTGCGCAGCGGCCCCCGCGTGCGCGACGCCAGCCTGGCCCTGGGGCGCGGCGAGATCGTGGGCCTGGCCGGCCTGCTCGGCTCGGGCCGCACCGAGCTGGCGCGTGCGGTGTTCGGCGCCGAGCCCGTCGATCAGGGCCGGATGGATCTCCAGGGCGAGGCCGTGCGCTGGCGCGAGCCCGCCGACGCCATCGCCCGCGGCCTGGCCTACCTGTCCGAGGATCGCAAGACCGAAGGCATCGTGCCGGACCTGTCCATCCGCGAGAACCTGACCCTGGTGCTGCTGCCCCAGCTGGCCCGGCTGGGCGTGGTGGACCGGCAGCGCCAGCGGGAGGTCGCCGAGCGCTTCATCGAACGGCTGGGCATCGTCTGCGCCGGCCCCGAGCAGCCCATCCGCGAACTGTCGGGCGGGAACCAGCAGAAGGTGCTGCTGGCGCGCTGGCTGGCGGCCCGGACCGACCTGCTGCTGCTGGACGAGCCCACGCGCGGCATCGACGTGGGCGCCAAGGCCGAGATCCTGGGGCTCATCCGCGAGCTGGCGCAGAAAGAGGGCCTGTCGGTGCTGATGATCGCCAGCGAGCTGGAGGAACTGGTCGGCGCCAGCGACCGGGCGGTGGTGCTGCGCGACGGGCACACCGTGGCCGAGCTGCAGGGCGACGCCCTCACCGAGGAGAACCTGATGTCGGCCATGGCGCATGGCGCCATGCCGACGACCGCAGCCGCCGAGGGAGCGCGCGATGGCTGA
- a CDS encoding ABC transporter substrate-binding protein, which produces MRIARLSALALAATLSLGLAQAQAPKLPQKDSYKVGFAQTENNNPWRIAETKSMQDVAKTCNWNLVYADAGGSAAKQVADVENMIAQKVDLIVLAPREEKPLIPAVMKAKKAGIPVILIDRNVDQKVAAAGRDYVTFIGSDFVDQGRRAAEWLVKATGGKGKIVELEGTTGSSPANNRKKGFDDVIAKQPGMKIVASQSGDFARDKGRQVMQTLLQAHPDVTAVYAHNDEMAVGAIAALEAAGKKPGQDVLVVSIDGTKDALTAIAAGKMGATVQSSPFFGPITCETARKYAKGEKIPAWVKVEDKFYDKSNAQAMMADGY; this is translated from the coding sequence ATGCGCATCGCCCGCCTTTCCGCCCTCGCCCTTGCCGCCACCCTCAGCCTGGGCCTGGCGCAGGCCCAGGCCCCCAAGCTGCCGCAGAAGGACAGCTACAAGGTCGGCTTCGCCCAGACCGAGAACAACAACCCCTGGCGCATCGCCGAGACCAAGTCCATGCAGGACGTCGCCAAGACCTGCAACTGGAACCTGGTCTATGCCGACGCCGGCGGCTCGGCCGCCAAGCAGGTGGCCGACGTGGAGAACATGATCGCCCAGAAGGTCGACCTGATCGTGCTGGCCCCGCGCGAGGAGAAGCCGCTGATCCCGGCCGTGATGAAGGCCAAGAAGGCCGGCATCCCGGTGATCCTGATCGACCGCAACGTGGACCAGAAGGTCGCCGCCGCCGGCAGGGACTACGTCACCTTCATCGGCTCGGACTTCGTGGACCAGGGCCGCCGCGCCGCCGAATGGCTGGTCAAGGCCACCGGCGGCAAGGGCAAGATCGTCGAGCTCGAAGGCACCACCGGCTCCTCGCCCGCCAACAACCGCAAGAAGGGCTTCGACGACGTCATCGCCAAGCAGCCCGGCATGAAGATCGTGGCCTCGCAAAGCGGCGACTTCGCCCGCGACAAGGGCCGCCAGGTGATGCAGACCCTGCTGCAGGCCCATCCGGACGTGACGGCCGTGTACGCGCACAACGACGAGATGGCCGTCGGCGCCATCGCGGCCCTGGAAGCCGCGGGCAAGAAGCCCGGCCAGGACGTGCTGGTGGTGTCCATCGACGGCACCAAGGACGCGCTCACGGCCATCGCCGCCGGCAAGATGGGCGCGACCGTGCAGTCCAGCCCCTTCTTCGGCCCCATCACCTGCGAGACCGCCCGCAAGTACGCCAAGGGCGAGAAGATCCCCGCCTGGGTGAAGGTGGAGGACAAGTTCTACGACAAGTCCAACGCCCAGGCCATGATGGCCGACGGCTACTGA
- a CDS encoding LacI family DNA-binding transcriptional regulator, with the protein MTDIAKQVGVSQSTVSLVLNHMTGAKVSPATRERVFAVAEELGYQLPRRKTTAPAAPPAASGVRRNLIVYLADELSTTSHPAVTIDGARAAAWEHNCLLSVHVTGADRELEDATLETVLANPAVLGVVYATIFTREVELPVRLARRRDPLPCVLLNCLHRERMLSSVIPGEVGGGYAATEHLIEHGHRRIGFINGEPWMDAARDRLKGYRQALATADLPFDPRLVRDGDWMSGSGFEQAMSLLQLERRPTALFCANDLMALGALEAARQLGLSMPDQLSIVGYDDLEIARHAHPALTTVLLPNFGMGQWAVERLIEEAAAQEPLAPRQIKMDCPLVPRDSVAEIVGARQS; encoded by the coding sequence ATGACCGACATCGCCAAGCAGGTCGGCGTGTCGCAGTCCACCGTCTCGCTGGTGCTCAACCACATGACCGGGGCCAAGGTGTCCCCCGCCACCCGCGAGCGCGTGTTCGCCGTGGCCGAGGAGCTGGGCTACCAGCTGCCGCGCCGCAAGACCACCGCGCCGGCCGCCCCGCCGGCCGCCAGCGGCGTGCGGCGCAACCTCATCGTCTACCTGGCGGACGAGCTGTCCACGACCTCGCATCCGGCGGTGACCATCGATGGCGCCCGCGCCGCGGCCTGGGAGCACAACTGCCTGCTCTCCGTGCACGTCACGGGCGCCGACCGCGAACTGGAAGACGCCACGCTGGAAACCGTGCTGGCCAATCCGGCCGTGCTGGGCGTGGTGTACGCCACCATCTTCACCCGCGAGGTGGAGTTGCCGGTGCGGCTGGCGCGCCGGCGCGATCCCCTGCCCTGCGTGCTGCTCAACTGCCTGCACCGCGAACGCATGCTGTCCAGCGTGATCCCGGGCGAGGTCGGCGGCGGGTATGCCGCGACCGAGCACCTGATCGAGCACGGCCATCGACGCATCGGCTTCATCAATGGCGAGCCCTGGATGGACGCGGCGCGCGACCGCCTCAAGGGCTACCGCCAGGCGCTGGCGACCGCCGACCTGCCGTTCGATCCGCGCCTGGTGCGCGATGGCGACTGGATGAGCGGCAGCGGCTTCGAGCAAGCCATGTCGCTGCTGCAGCTGGAGCGCCGGCCCACGGCGCTGTTCTGCGCCAACGACCTGATGGCGCTGGGGGCCCTGGAGGCGGCCCGGCAGCTCGGGCTGTCCATGCCGGACCAGCTGTCCATCGTGGGCTATGACGACCTGGAGATCGCGCGCCACGCGCATCCCGCCCTGACCACCGTGCTGCTGCCCAACTTCGGGATGGGGCAGTGGGCGGTCGAGCGGCTGATCGAGGAAGCCGCGGCGCAGGAGCCGCTGGCGCCACGCCAGATCAAGATGGACTGCCCGCTGGTGCCGCGCGACTCGGTGGCCGAGATCGTCGGAGCTCGGCAGTCATAG
- a CDS encoding phytanoyl-CoA dioxygenase family protein — protein MRYTAAEHDAFARDFNRDSLVVLKNHIPREKLARWRRAFQPLFEAQVAKDKDDPNRGAQRFYVTLPFQGVFADPEIYEDRDILSIVERVAGPEPVLCQLASDTPLKGSDYQPWHADTPPLFPETGSNDTPSFQLAVNFALCDVNDDNGPFETTHGTHRMNKAEALKGIADGLIAQHRYKMQMGDVMIRDVRAVHRGTPNKTDEPRPMVVLGYSRRWLHRPEVNIRVPQSSWDKLSPLGRQLLRYNPVVPDEQVLASGESYRVFAY, from the coding sequence ATGCGCTACACCGCCGCCGAACACGATGCCTTTGCCCGCGACTTCAACCGCGACAGCCTGGTCGTGCTGAAGAACCACATCCCGCGCGAGAAGCTGGCCCGCTGGCGCCGGGCCTTCCAGCCGCTGTTCGAGGCGCAGGTGGCCAAGGACAAGGACGACCCCAACCGCGGCGCCCAGCGCTTCTACGTGACCTTGCCGTTCCAGGGCGTGTTCGCCGATCCCGAGATCTACGAGGACCGCGACATCCTGTCCATCGTCGAGCGCGTCGCCGGCCCCGAGCCGGTGCTGTGCCAGCTGGCCAGCGACACGCCCTTGAAGGGCTCGGACTACCAGCCCTGGCATGCCGACACGCCGCCGCTGTTCCCGGAGACCGGCAGCAACGACACGCCGTCGTTCCAGCTGGCCGTCAACTTCGCGTTGTGCGACGTGAACGACGACAACGGCCCGTTCGAGACCACCCACGGCACGCACCGCATGAACAAGGCCGAGGCGCTCAAGGGCATCGCCGACGGCTTGATCGCGCAGCACCGCTACAAGATGCAGATGGGTGACGTGATGATCCGGGACGTGCGCGCGGTCCATCGCGGCACGCCCAACAAGACCGACGAGCCGCGGCCCATGGTGGTGCTGGGCTACAGCCGCCGCTGGCTGCACCGCCCCGAGGTGAACATCCGGGTTCCGCAAAGCAGCTGGGACAAGTTGTCACCCCTGGGCAGGCAGTTGCTGCGCTATAACCCGGTGGTGCCGGACGAGCAGGTCCTGGCGTCCGGCGAAAGCTACCGCGTCTTCGCGTACTGA
- a CDS encoding aldose 1-epimerase, whose protein sequence is MQTLPLAAGELRADIAPAAGGSIAGFWRAWQDGPAQRRTDWLRPASAQGLAQRDPLAMGSFPLVPFCNRIRNGRASFEGREIRFPPNHPTVASPHPLHGIGWQRPWTVAAAGERMIELTLEVEASPAWPWRFSAWQRFELSEQALVTRFGLANRDTAAMPAGIGHHPYFPHTPGTRLTSATAAMWVGDAEVMPTVLQESDAVRRLRAGVELAELDLDNNFVGWRRQALIEWPVDAQGGGRSLVLQAEAPLDYFVVYCPRGADHFCAEPVSQCTDWLNLLDAHGPGPLGGHRLAPGQSVEARFTLTPRWA, encoded by the coding sequence ATGCAGACCCTCCCACTCGCCGCCGGCGAACTGCGCGCGGACATCGCGCCGGCCGCGGGCGGCTCCATCGCGGGGTTCTGGCGGGCCTGGCAGGACGGACCGGCGCAGCGCCGCACCGACTGGCTGCGCCCCGCCAGCGCACAGGGCCTGGCGCAGCGTGACCCCCTGGCCATGGGCAGCTTCCCGCTGGTGCCGTTCTGCAACCGCATCCGCAACGGCCGCGCCAGCTTCGAGGGCCGCGAGATCCGCTTCCCGCCCAACCACCCCACGGTGGCCTCGCCGCACCCGCTGCACGGCATCGGCTGGCAGCGGCCCTGGACCGTGGCGGCGGCCGGCGAACGCATGATCGAGCTGACCCTGGAGGTCGAGGCCAGCCCGGCCTGGCCCTGGCGTTTCAGCGCCTGGCAGCGCTTCGAGCTGAGCGAACAAGCCCTGGTGACCCGCTTTGGCCTCGCCAACCGGGACACGGCGGCCATGCCCGCCGGCATCGGCCACCATCCCTACTTCCCGCACACGCCGGGCACCCGCCTGACCAGCGCCACCGCCGCCATGTGGGTGGGCGATGCCGAGGTGATGCCCACGGTGCTGCAGGAGAGCGACGCCGTGCGCCGGCTGCGCGCGGGCGTGGAACTGGCCGAGCTCGACCTGGACAACAACTTCGTGGGCTGGCGGCGCCAGGCGCTCATCGAATGGCCGGTCGACGCGCAAGGCGGCGGGCGCAGCCTGGTGCTGCAGGCCGAGGCGCCCCTGGACTATTTCGTCGTGTACTGCCCGCGCGGGGCGGACCACTTCTGCGCCGAACCGGTGAGCCAGTGCACCGACTGGCTGAACCTGCTGGACGCGCACGGCCCGGGCCCGCTGGGCGGGCACCGACTGGCGCCCGGCCAGTCGGTCGAGGCGCGGTTCACCCTGACGCCGCGCTGGGCCTGA